In Miscanthus floridulus cultivar M001 chromosome 5, ASM1932011v1, whole genome shotgun sequence, one genomic interval encodes:
- the LOC136453669 gene encoding uncharacterized protein: protein MGETGFALLVALLASLAALFLVLLGAVILRHCCWRRRDAVSHARRGFVLFDVCFADDRQRRAVRPPPSSSMERGRGWRSAGAGEGEGREHPTGGGGEAAAADDQVEPDEFEIARWKKIFWGPNRSLSTIDEGTEKGGTTPITTPSFCTPPGSPDRRDARALDMETVAVRLRQA from the coding sequence ATGGGAGAAACCGGCTTCGCTCTCCTCGTCGCGTTACTGGCCTCCCTGGCCGCGCTGTTCCTCGTCCTGCTCGGCGCCGTCATCCTCCGGCACTGCTGCTGGCGGCGCCGCGACGCCGTGTCACACGCGCGCCGCGGCTTCGTCCTTTTCGACGTCTGCTTCGCCGACGACAGGCAGCGGCGCGCCGtgaggccgccgccgtcgtcgtccatGGAGAGGGGCCGGGGGTGGCGGTcagcgggggcgggggagggggagggccGGGAGCAcccgaccggcggcggcggcgaggccgcGGCGGCGGACGACCAGGTGGAGCCCGACGAGTTCGAGATCGCGCGGTGGAAGAAGATCTTCTGGGGCCCCAACAGGTCCCTGTCCACGATAGACGAGGGCACGGAGAAGGGCGGCACGACGCCGATCACGACGCCCTCCTTCTGCACGCCCCCCGGGTCGCCTGACCGACGGGACGCCCGCGCCCTGGACATGGAGACCGTCGCGGTGCGACTTCGTCAGGCGTAA
- the LOC136455380 gene encoding uncharacterized protein produces the protein MTKGQSSRASWSFNYEKGLLDVLQEHNHERFKGQNGWSPEGWRSIIKHFNEKFLAAGFSKAQIQDKEKDIKGYYKAIRAGIKESGVGWNDSLCMINASPDKWKKLIDDHPRLQKFQAKAFPLYHECEKVYEGSIATGELNFTSTEPLELHPPSSTQHVNASDIDAPDSSMNPFSASMDDHRASSEPIDLTRAEPTSFACSGQKGSGSGEKRSIAGVLQGYLDHKIKQSKTFVESLDETSKGDYSIKKCMDLLESMEELSDEEKAQATSVMKCEV, from the exons ATGACTAAAGGACAAAGCTCAAGAGCATCATGGAGCTTTAATTATGAGAAAGGACTTCTTGATGTACTTCAAGAACACAATCATGAAAGGTTTAAGGGCCAAAATGGTTGGTCACCTGAAGGATGGAGAAGTATCATAAAGCATTTCAATGAGAAGTTTCTAGCCGCTGGATTTTCGAAGGCACAGATTCAAGACAAGGAGAAGGACATTAAAGGATACTACAAGGCCATTCGGGCAGGGATTAAGGAAAGTGGGGTTGGCTGGAATGATTCTTTGTGCATGATCAATGCTTCACCAGATAAATGGAAGAAACTTATTGAT GATCATCCAAGGCTTCAGAAGTTCCAAGCAAAAGCATTTCCTTTGTATCATGAGTGTGAGAAAGTGTATGAAG GAAGCATTGCAACAGGTGAATTAAATTTCACATCAACAGAGCCACTTGAGTTGCACCCACCGTCTTCCACTCAACATGTCAACGCCAGTGACATAGATGCTCCAGATAGCAGCATGAACCCTTTCTCTGCAAGTATGGATGATCATAGGGCATCAAGTGAACCTATAGACCTCACTAGAGCAGAACCAACTTCCTTTGCTTGTTCGGGACAAAAGGGATCAGGAAGTGGGGAAAAGAGAAGCATTGCTGGAGTTCTACAAGGCTATTTGGACCACAAGATAAAGCAAAGCAAAACTTTTGTGGAATCACTAGATGAAACAAGTAAAGGTGACTATTCTATCAAGAAGTGTATGGATCTTCTGGAATCCATGGAAGAGCTCTCAGATGAAGAGAAGGCGCAAGCAACAAGCGTCATGAAGTGTGAG GTTTGA